From a region of the Janthinobacterium sp. 61 genome:
- a CDS encoding GspH/FimT family pseudopilin, which produces MPAMTTGRALPRPRASGFTLIELLVVMVIIGVTLGLVSLNAMPNGQQALQKEAERIALLLQLARDEAIVRSRQVAFEADENQYRFLVLNEKLWQPVTQDDLLRERSFNNTPMLLSVQPSNSVAQPLRIIFGREPVDKPFVLTLASGERSVAIRADGIGHFTVEQ; this is translated from the coding sequence ATGCCTGCCATGACCACCGGTCGCGCACTGCCCCGGCCACGCGCCAGCGGCTTCACGCTGATCGAATTGCTGGTGGTGATGGTCATCATCGGGGTGACCCTGGGCCTGGTGTCGCTGAACGCCATGCCGAATGGCCAGCAAGCGTTGCAGAAGGAAGCCGAGCGCATCGCCCTGCTGCTGCAGCTGGCGCGCGATGAAGCCATCGTGCGCAGCCGGCAGGTGGCATTCGAGGCTGACGAAAATCAATACCGTTTCCTGGTCCTCAATGAAAAACTGTGGCAACCCGTGACACAGGATGACTTGCTGCGCGAACGCAGCTTCAACAATACGCCCATGCTGCTCAGCGTGCAGCCGTCAAACAGCGTGGCTCAGCCTCTGCGCATCATCTTCGGCCGCGAACCGGTCGACAAGCCTTTCGTGCTGACCCTGGCCAGCGGCGAACGCAGCGTGGCCATCCGCGCCGATGGCATCGGCCATTTCACGGTCGAGCAATGA
- the grxC gene encoding glutaredoxin 3: protein MTVPVIVYSTAVCPYCVRAERLLEAKGVTVQKIRVDLDPEERIKMMERTGRRTVPQIYVGDTHVGGFDDLYALDQAGKLDPLLNGTAA, encoded by the coding sequence ATGACCGTCCCTGTAATTGTGTATAGCACCGCCGTGTGCCCGTATTGCGTGCGCGCCGAGCGCTTGTTGGAAGCCAAGGGCGTGACCGTGCAAAAGATCCGCGTCGACCTCGACCCGGAAGAGCGCATCAAGATGATGGAACGCACGGGTCGCCGCACGGTGCCGCAAATCTATGTGGGCGACACCCACGTGGGCGGATTCGACGATTTGTATGCGCTCGATCAAGCTGGCAAGCTCGACCCCTTGTTAAACGGCACGGCAGCCTGA
- the gpmA gene encoding 2,3-diphosphoglycerate-dependent phosphoglycerate mutase, which yields MYKIVFMRHGESTWNLDNRFTGWTDVDLTEKGVNEAKAAGQILKQEGFTFDVAYTSVLKRAIRTLWLALDEMDMMYLPIKNDWRLNERHYGALQGLDKGETAAKYGDEQVLVWRRSYDTPPPPLEADDDRASFNDPRYAGLPKASIPLTECLKDTVARVMPSWDEEIAPAIRAGKKIIISAHGNSLRALIKMLDGISDSDIVGLNIPNGQPLVYELDADLKPIRHYYLGDPAAIAAAQAAVANQGKAK from the coding sequence ATGTACAAAATCGTTTTCATGCGTCACGGCGAGTCCACCTGGAACCTCGATAACCGCTTCACCGGCTGGACCGACGTCGATCTGACGGAAAAGGGCGTCAACGAAGCCAAGGCCGCCGGCCAGATCCTCAAGCAGGAAGGTTTTACGTTCGACGTGGCCTACACTTCGGTCTTGAAGCGCGCCATTCGCACCCTGTGGCTGGCGCTCGACGAGATGGACATGATGTATTTGCCAATCAAGAACGACTGGCGCTTGAACGAACGCCACTACGGCGCCCTGCAAGGTCTGGACAAGGGCGAGACGGCCGCCAAGTATGGCGACGAGCAAGTACTGGTATGGCGCCGCAGCTATGACACGCCGCCGCCGCCGCTGGAAGCTGACGATGACCGCGCCTCGTTCAACGATCCGCGCTATGCCGGCTTGCCGAAAGCGTCGATTCCGCTGACCGAATGCCTGAAAGACACCGTGGCGCGCGTGATGCCGTCCTGGGACGAAGAGATCGCCCCGGCCATCCGCGCTGGCAAGAAGATCATCATTTCGGCCCACGGCAACAGCCTGCGCGCGCTGATCAAGATGCTCGATGGCATCAGCGACAGCGACATCGTGGGCCTGAACATTCCGAACGGCCAGCCGCTCGTGTATGAACTGGACGCCGACCTGAAACCGATTCGTCATTACTACCTGGGCGACCCGGCAGCGATTGCAGCAGCGCAAGCGGCCGTGGCGAACCAAGGGAAGGCCAAGTAA
- a CDS encoding murein hydrolase activator EnvC has translation MLCAALLLSSGAVQGAKPTERSKQKAAAEAQRAGLQQKLTALKRDISRTESAKDDAADTLAESEEAISNANRALRDLAQEQSATGVKLNALGQEHQQLTATVEKQKTQLSKLLREQYVAGNEDRIKLLLSGDNPNRINRDLQLMAYVSQAQARLLEALRANLLAVEKNQADVQNAKDELEEIAQEERDQKALLVQEKARRAALLTSLSQRLVAQRKEVGNVERDEQRMGNLVDKLAKLIEEQAAAAAAEKKRQQLLAEQRAAAKAAADAKIAAEKRERLLAARAKAAQAQAERERIAKEQQNKSGKIKPQTPPPPVKLEPIDDDEPPQVAKVTPKPEPKPEPEPERPSLGPAAPAGAFASMKGQLRAPVAGKIAARFGSKRGDGPSWKGVFIRTGEGSEIHAIAGGRVVFSDWLRGFGNLIIVDHGGQYMSIYGNNQSLLKRVGDAVKGGEAIASAGNSGGNEESGLYFELRHQGRAFDPATWVKF, from the coding sequence ATGCTGTGCGCAGCGCTGCTGTTGTCGAGCGGCGCCGTACAGGGTGCCAAGCCCACCGAACGCAGCAAGCAGAAAGCGGCCGCGGAAGCACAACGTGCTGGATTGCAACAAAAGCTGACGGCGCTCAAGCGCGACATCAGCCGCACGGAAAGCGCCAAGGATGACGCGGCCGATACTCTGGCCGAGTCGGAAGAGGCCATTTCCAACGCCAACCGCGCCTTGCGCGACCTGGCACAGGAGCAAAGCGCGACGGGCGTGAAACTCAATGCGCTGGGGCAGGAGCACCAGCAACTGACGGCCACCGTCGAGAAACAAAAGACGCAGCTGTCAAAGTTGCTGCGTGAACAATATGTCGCCGGCAACGAAGACCGCATCAAGCTGCTCTTGTCGGGTGACAACCCGAACCGCATCAACCGCGACTTGCAACTGATGGCGTATGTGTCGCAGGCGCAGGCGCGCCTGCTGGAAGCCTTGCGCGCCAACTTGCTGGCGGTCGAGAAAAACCAGGCGGACGTGCAGAACGCCAAGGATGAACTGGAAGAAATCGCGCAGGAAGAGCGCGACCAGAAGGCTCTGCTGGTGCAGGAAAAGGCGCGCCGCGCCGCCTTGCTGACGAGCTTGTCGCAGCGCCTGGTGGCGCAGCGCAAGGAAGTGGGCAATGTCGAGCGCGACGAACAGCGCATGGGCAACCTGGTCGACAAGCTGGCGAAACTGATCGAAGAGCAGGCCGCCGCCGCCGCGGCCGAAAAGAAACGCCAGCAATTGCTGGCCGAGCAGCGCGCCGCCGCAAAAGCGGCCGCCGACGCCAAGATCGCCGCGGAAAAGCGCGAACGCCTGCTGGCCGCGCGCGCCAAGGCCGCCCAGGCGCAGGCTGAACGCGAACGCATTGCAAAAGAGCAACAAAATAAATCGGGCAAGATCAAGCCGCAGACGCCGCCACCGCCCGTCAAGCTTGAACCGATCGATGACGACGAGCCGCCGCAAGTGGCCAAGGTCACGCCGAAACCCGAGCCGAAACCGGAACCGGAGCCGGAACGCCCGAGCCTGGGCCCGGCTGCACCGGCCGGCGCTTTTGCCAGCATGAAAGGGCAGTTGCGCGCGCCCGTGGCGGGCAAGATTGCCGCCCGCTTCGGCAGCAAGCGCGGTGACGGACCCAGCTGGAAGGGCGTGTTCATCCGCACGGGCGAAGGCAGCGAGATCCACGCCATCGCTGGTGGCCGCGTGGTGTTTTCCGACTGGCTGCGCGGTTTCGGCAATTTGATCATCGTCGACCATGGCGGCCAGTACATGAGTATTTATGGCAATAACCAATCCTTGCTGAAACGGGTGGGCGATGCCGTCAAGGGCGGCGAAGCCATTGCCAGCGCGGGCAACAGCGGCGGCAACGAGGAATCAGGGCTATACTTTGAATTGCGTCATCAGGGCCGCGCCTTCGACCCCGCCACCTGGGTGAAGTTTTAA
- a CDS encoding SH3 domain-containing protein, giving the protein MLNSALLSKFRWMAGAVLLLATAASHAVDFKTVGAAPVILYDAPSAKGGKLYVAPRGMPLEVVLSYGEWVKVRDASGEMAWTEAKGLSAKRNVVARAANLKVRASPDDTASPIILVDKGVLLEMSEQPSSGWVKVRHKDGQSGYVKTSEVWGL; this is encoded by the coding sequence ATGTTGAATAGTGCGCTCTTGAGCAAGTTCCGCTGGATGGCCGGCGCCGTGCTGCTGCTGGCCACAGCCGCCAGCCACGCCGTCGATTTCAAAACGGTGGGCGCTGCCCCCGTGATCCTGTACGACGCGCCGTCCGCCAAGGGCGGCAAGCTGTACGTGGCGCCACGCGGCATGCCGCTGGAAGTCGTGCTCAGCTACGGCGAATGGGTCAAGGTACGCGACGCCAGCGGCGAAATGGCCTGGACGGAAGCCAAGGGCCTGTCGGCCAAGCGCAACGTCGTGGCGCGCGCCGCGAACCTGAAGGTACGCGCCAGCCCCGATGACACCGCCTCACCCATCATCCTCGTCGACAAGGGCGTGCTGCTGGAAATGAGCGAGCAGCCCAGCTCCGGCTGGGTCAAGGTGCGGCACAAGGATGGCCAGAGCGGCTACGTCAAGACCAGCGAAGTGTGGGGCTTGTAA
- a CDS encoding DUF2461 domain-containing protein: protein MHVRDLTQFLRELSDNNNRPWFVMNKPRYDILREEFLALVTSLIGELGKFDPAVKYCNPKKALFRINRDVRFAHDKSPYKTRFSAAIAPNDMRRPSKAGGPTYYLQIDGQGNLLFGAGEYMPPPGRLKALREHMVNDAPGFSKVLKNKRLKARFGTIQNEGKLQRPPKGFEADAEHIELIKLKSFFVWTEIPLPVNEPEKLLPTLAEGLKDAWPLVEWMRGAKEPEEVTE from the coding sequence ATGCATGTGCGTGATTTGACCCAATTTTTACGTGAACTGAGCGATAACAACAATCGTCCCTGGTTTGTCATGAACAAGCCCCGTTACGACATTTTGCGCGAGGAATTCCTGGCGCTGGTCACTAGCCTGATCGGTGAGCTGGGCAAATTTGACCCGGCCGTGAAGTACTGCAATCCGAAGAAGGCCTTGTTCCGCATCAACCGCGACGTGCGTTTCGCGCACGACAAGAGCCCGTATAAAACGCGCTTTTCGGCCGCCATCGCGCCAAACGACATGCGCCGTCCCAGCAAGGCGGGCGGCCCCACGTATTATCTGCAGATCGATGGCCAGGGCAACTTGCTGTTCGGCGCCGGCGAATACATGCCTCCCCCTGGCCGCCTGAAGGCGCTGCGCGAACACATGGTCAACGACGCGCCAGGTTTTTCCAAAGTGCTGAAAAATAAGCGTTTAAAAGCCCGCTTCGGCACCATCCAGAATGAGGGCAAGTTGCAGCGCCCGCCCAAGGGCTTCGAGGCGGATGCCGAACATATCGAACTCATCAAGCTGAAAAGCTTTTTTGTCTGGACCGAAATACCGCTGCCCGTGAACGAACCGGAAAAACTGCTGCCGACCCTGGCGGAAGGCTTGAAGGATGCGTGGCCGCTGGTCGAGTGGATGCGCGGCGCGAAAGAGCCGGAGGAAGTCACCGAGTAA
- a CDS encoding type II secretion system protein J, whose translation MARRNHSAAGFTLIELLVAIGILAMVAVLGWRGLDSIMRSREVLTSQLEQARGMQLAFAQMQSDCDHLAGAGQSNTLLNGRTNLSAETDRLTLVRLAASEQEPQQLQVVTYRLRGGVLTRRESNGTRDLAVLDTLWQAARDDTDSSSADVALMHGVDSMVMRGWNNGAWNVLTAGVTISTQVPGLEVTLQMPGQDAGLSKVFLLGPG comes from the coding sequence ATGGCGCGCCGCAATCACTCCGCCGCTGGCTTCACCCTGATCGAGCTGCTCGTGGCGATCGGCATTTTGGCCATGGTCGCCGTGCTGGGCTGGCGCGGCCTGGACAGCATCATGCGTTCGCGTGAAGTGCTGACCAGCCAGCTGGAGCAGGCGCGCGGCATGCAGCTGGCGTTTGCCCAGATGCAAAGCGATTGCGACCATCTGGCCGGCGCCGGCCAAAGCAATACCCTGCTGAATGGCCGCACCAACCTGAGCGCCGAGACCGACCGCCTGACTCTGGTGCGCCTGGCCGCATCGGAACAGGAGCCGCAACAGTTGCAAGTGGTCACTTACCGCCTGCGCGGCGGCGTGCTGACGCGGCGCGAGTCGAACGGCACGCGCGACCTGGCGGTGCTCGATACCCTGTGGCAGGCGGCGCGCGACGATACCGATAGCTCCAGCGCCGACGTGGCCCTGATGCATGGCGTCGACAGCATGGTCATGCGTGGCTGGAACAATGGCGCCTGGAATGTGCTGACGGCGGGCGTCACCATCTCCACGCAAGTGCCGGGCCTGGAAGTGACCTTGCAAATGCCGGGCCAGGACGCTGGCCTGTCCAAAGTCTTTTTATTGGGACCGGGATGA
- a CDS encoding molybdopterin-synthase adenylyltransferase MoeB produces MNDHQLLRYSRHILLDEIGIEGQQALLDAHVLVIGAGGLGSPAAMYLAASGVGKLTLVDDDTVDLTNLQRQIAHTTARVGQPKVLSACETLTGINPEIELIALQERLDGARLAELVCSATVVLDCTDNFATRHAVNRACVAARVPLVSGAVIRFDGQVSVFDPRTGTQPCYSCLFPQEQQFTDEACSTMGVFAPLVGVVGAMQAAEALKLIMGVGESLTGRLLLLDGLHMEWSSMRVARDPGCAVCGVVVLPL; encoded by the coding sequence ATGAACGACCATCAGCTGCTGCGCTACTCGCGCCACATCCTGTTAGACGAGATCGGCATCGAAGGCCAGCAAGCCTTGCTTGACGCGCATGTGCTGGTGATCGGCGCGGGCGGGCTGGGCTCGCCGGCCGCCATGTACCTGGCCGCCAGCGGCGTCGGCAAGCTGACCCTGGTCGATGACGATACGGTCGACCTGACCAATCTGCAGCGCCAGATCGCCCACACGACGGCGCGCGTGGGCCAGCCAAAAGTGCTGTCGGCGTGCGAAACATTGACTGGCATCAATCCCGAGATTGAATTAATTGCTTTGCAGGAGCGCCTCGACGGTGCGCGCCTGGCCGAACTGGTCTGCTCCGCCACGGTGGTGCTCGACTGCACCGATAACTTCGCCACGCGCCACGCCGTCAACCGCGCCTGCGTGGCGGCCAGGGTGCCGCTGGTGTCGGGCGCCGTGATCCGCTTCGACGGGCAAGTGAGCGTCTTCGACCCGCGCACGGGTACCCAGCCGTGTTATTCCTGCCTGTTTCCGCAGGAGCAGCAGTTCACGGACGAGGCGTGCTCGACCATGGGCGTGTTTGCGCCGTTGGTGGGCGTGGTGGGCGCCATGCAGGCGGCCGAGGCGCTGAAACTCATCATGGGCGTTGGGGAATCACTGACGGGACGGCTGCTGCTGCTTGATGGCTTGCACATGGAATGGAGCAGCATGCGGGTGGCGCGCGACCCCGGCTGCGCCGTTTGCGGTGTAGTGGTCTTGCCGCTCTGA
- a CDS encoding cupin domain-containing protein, producing the protein MALEHASSGQVIEVLRRNGDDLSQFSAIALARTDELELIRMCMPKGKTMPEHHVLGEITLLCLQGQVAVTAHGGEQLLGPGQMLYLHGGQAHALAAREDSLVLLTILMAKAGR; encoded by the coding sequence ATGGCACTGGAGCACGCAAGTTCAGGACAGGTGATTGAGGTGTTGCGCAGGAATGGCGACGACTTGTCGCAGTTTTCCGCCATCGCGCTGGCCAGGACGGACGAACTGGAATTGATCCGCATGTGCATGCCCAAGGGCAAGACCATGCCCGAGCATCATGTGCTCGGTGAAATCACTCTGCTGTGCCTGCAAGGGCAGGTGGCGGTGACGGCGCATGGCGGGGAGCAGTTGCTGGGGCCGGGGCAGATGCTGTATCTGCACGGCGGCCAGGCGCATGCGCTGGCCGCGCGCGAAGACAGTCTGGTGCTGCTGACGATATTGATGGCCAAGGCGGGACGCTAG
- the secB gene encoding protein-export chaperone SecB: MSDENLQPVFQIQRVYLKDMSLEQPNSPAIFLEQEAPAIEVALDVGAAPLADGIFEATVTITVTAKVGDKVAFLVEGKQAGIFEARNIPADQLDPLLGIGCPNIIYPYLRANIADVITRAGFPPVHLAEINFEVFYQQRLQAIADAAAAAPAASETH, translated from the coding sequence ATGTCTGACGAAAATCTGCAACCAGTCTTCCAAATCCAACGCGTCTACCTGAAAGACATGTCGCTGGAACAACCAAATTCCCCAGCTATTTTCCTGGAACAAGAAGCACCAGCCATCGAAGTCGCTCTGGACGTGGGCGCTGCGCCTCTGGCCGACGGCATCTTCGAAGCAACCGTGACCATCACCGTGACCGCCAAAGTCGGCGACAAAGTCGCTTTCCTGGTAGAAGGCAAGCAAGCCGGTATCTTCGAAGCACGCAACATTCCTGCCGATCAACTCGATCCGCTGCTGGGAATCGGCTGCCCGAACATCATCTACCCTTACCTGCGCGCCAACATCGCCGACGTGATCACCCGTGCCGGCTTCCCGCCAGTGCACCTGGCCGAGATCAACTTCGAAGTGTTCTACCAACAACGTCTGCAAGCTATTGCTGACGCCGCTGCCGCAGCACCAGCAGCCAGCGAAACGCACTAA
- a CDS encoding rhodanese-like domain-containing protein encodes MKFIIDHIFLFAIVIISGGALLWPLLSMRGKRATVLEVTQLINRGKTIIVDVRSAEEFATGHLPDAKNMPLPELAKRLGELEKFKTRPIVVVCQKGSRSATAVGLLGKAGFAEATSLEGGLDEWKKQGLPLKTLSLAK; translated from the coding sequence GTGAAATTCATTATCGACCACATTTTTCTGTTTGCCATCGTCATTATTTCCGGCGGCGCCCTCCTCTGGCCACTGCTGTCCATGCGCGGCAAGCGCGCGACCGTGCTGGAAGTCACGCAACTGATCAACCGTGGCAAGACCATCATCGTCGACGTGCGCAGCGCGGAAGAATTCGCCACGGGCCACTTGCCTGACGCGAAAAACATGCCGCTGCCGGAACTGGCAAAACGCCTGGGCGAGCTGGAAAAATTCAAAACGCGCCCCATTGTAGTGGTTTGCCAGAAAGGTTCGCGTTCGGCAACGGCCGTCGGCCTGCTGGGTAAAGCCGGTTTCGCTGAGGCAACGAGCCTGGAAGGCGGCCTCGACGAATGGAAAAAGCAAGGTTTGCCATTGAAAACCTTGTCGCTGGCCAAATAA
- the gspG gene encoding type II secretion system major pseudopilin GspG has translation MQNAANHPIRQRRARGFTLIEIMVVVVIMGILASLVVPKLIARTGESKVAAAKVDIATVMQALKLYRLDNQRYPTTEQGLQALIEKPTTGPAANGWKAGGYLEKMPKDPWGNPYQFLSPGVKGEVDIISLGADGQPGGSGDDADIGSWEL, from the coding sequence ATGCAAAACGCTGCAAACCATCCGATACGCCAGCGCCGCGCGCGCGGCTTCACTTTGATCGAAATCATGGTCGTGGTGGTGATCATGGGCATCCTCGCCTCGCTGGTGGTACCCAAGCTGATCGCCCGCACGGGCGAGTCGAAAGTGGCGGCGGCGAAAGTCGACATCGCTACCGTGATGCAAGCCTTGAAACTGTACCGCCTGGATAACCAGCGCTACCCGACCACCGAGCAGGGCTTGCAGGCGCTGATCGAAAAACCGACCACGGGACCGGCCGCGAATGGCTGGAAGGCGGGCGGTTACCTGGAAAAGATGCCGAAGGACCCATGGGGTAACCCGTACCAGTTCCTGTCGCCGGGCGTGAAGGGCGAAGTCGACATCATTTCGCTGGGCGCCGACGGCCAGCCTGGCGGTAGCGGCGATGACGCCGATATCGGCTCCTGGGAACTGTAA
- a CDS encoding NAD(P)H-dependent glycerol-3-phosphate dehydrogenase gives MQVSPENTPDTSAKAVPCKITVLGAGAWGTAVAMALAGRHDVLLWGRNGDAMAAMAASGENSYLPGFPLPPQLHISADFDAAVAHASGERGLLIAACPVAGLRPLLLQLKDKAIPNLVWLCKGFEGGTGLLPHQIVREVLGDTVAGGALSGPSFAQEVARGLPCALTIASHSAALRGAVVSALHGGTIRVYASEDLVGVEVGGAVKNVLAIATGVADGLGLGLNARAALITRGLAEITRLGTALGGQTETFMGLTGMGDLILTCTGDLSRNRRVGLGLAQGKALATIVAELGHVAEGVPCAKAVRELARRMGVDMPITNAVAGVLFDGDLPHVMVQQLLSRDPRAEAA, from the coding sequence ATGCAAGTTTCCCCTGAAAACACTCCCGATACCAGCGCCAAGGCCGTCCCGTGCAAGATCACCGTGCTGGGTGCCGGCGCCTGGGGCACGGCCGTGGCCATGGCCCTGGCCGGCCGCCACGACGTGCTGCTGTGGGGCCGCAATGGCGACGCCATGGCCGCCATGGCTGCCAGTGGCGAAAACAGCTATCTGCCCGGCTTCCCATTACCGCCGCAACTGCACATCAGCGCCGATTTCGACGCCGCCGTCGCGCATGCCAGCGGCGAACGGGGCCTCTTGATCGCCGCCTGCCCCGTGGCGGGCTTGCGGCCTCTGCTGCTGCAACTGAAAGACAAGGCCATCCCGAATCTGGTGTGGCTGTGCAAGGGGTTTGAAGGCGGCACGGGCCTGCTGCCGCACCAGATCGTGCGGGAAGTGCTGGGCGACACAGTCGCCGGCGGCGCCCTGTCCGGCCCCTCGTTCGCACAGGAAGTGGCACGCGGCCTGCCGTGCGCGCTGACCATCGCCTCGCACAGTGCCGCCTTGCGCGGCGCCGTCGTCTCGGCCTTGCATGGCGGCACTATCCGCGTGTATGCGAGCGAAGACCTGGTGGGCGTGGAAGTGGGCGGCGCCGTGAAGAACGTGCTGGCCATTGCCACGGGCGTGGCCGACGGCCTGGGCCTGGGCTTGAATGCGCGCGCCGCGCTGATCACGCGCGGTCTGGCGGAAATCACGCGCCTGGGCACGGCCCTGGGTGGCCAGACGGAAACGTTCATGGGCTTGACGGGCATGGGAGACTTGATTTTGACCTGCACGGGCGACTTGTCGCGCAACCGCCGGGTCGGCCTGGGCCTGGCGCAAGGCAAGGCCTTGGCCACCATCGTGGCCGAACTCGGTCATGTGGCCGAAGGCGTACCCTGCGCCAAAGCCGTGCGCGAACTGGCGCGCCGCATGGGCGTCGACATGCCGATCACCAACGCGGTGGCCGGCGTACTGTTCGATGGGGATTTGCCGCACGTGATGGTGCAGCAGCTGCTGTCACGCGATCCGCGCGCCGAGGCGGCCTGA
- the gspI gene encoding type II secretion system minor pseudopilin GspI has product MGISRYYRQRGFTLLEVLVALVIVGTALGASLRAVGSLTQNSDGLRSAMMATWSAENHLVRLRLAKTFPQTGKRTVDCPQGDLKLICEEEVVATPNPRIRQVRVNVYDVQYPARRIVRLVLLAFND; this is encoded by the coding sequence ATGGGCATCTCCCGATACTACCGCCAGCGCGGCTTCACTTTACTGGAAGTATTGGTGGCCCTGGTCATCGTCGGCACGGCCCTGGGCGCGTCCTTGCGCGCCGTGGGCAGCCTGACGCAGAACAGCGATGGCTTGCGCAGCGCCATGATGGCCACCTGGTCGGCGGAAAACCACCTGGTGCGCTTGCGCCTGGCAAAAACCTTTCCGCAGACGGGCAAGCGCACGGTCGACTGCCCGCAAGGCGATTTAAAACTTATCTGCGAGGAGGAAGTGGTGGCCACGCCGAATCCCCGCATCCGGCAAGTGCGCGTGAACGTGTACGACGTGCAATACCCGGCCCGGCGCATCGTGCGCCTGGTCTTGCTGGCGTTTAACGACTGA
- a CDS encoding S41 family peptidase, whose amino-acid sequence MGIKVKSIGLIGLGVLAGIGMSLQFPAVAQKITNAPLPLDELRQLSDVFGLIKSDYVEKVEDKKLLTEAISGMVSSLDPHSVYLDKNAFKEMRESVQGKFVGIGIEVSMEDGYVKVVSPIEDSPAAKAGILAGDLITRLDNIPLKGLQLEEVIKKMRGQPGSKLVLTMSRKGESKPLVFPIVREEIRVQSVKAKMVAPGYAWLRIAQFQEPTVDDMVKKINALYAQDPKLKGLVLDLRNDPGGVVPGAIGVATAFLPGNSVIVSTKGQLPESKQVFYGRREFYAPPGAKADPLAKLPAALKTVPLVVLVNAGSASASEIVAGALQDYQRATVIGTQTFGKGSVQTLRQITADTAVKLTTARYYTPKGRAIQARGIVPDLLVDETAEGDGWNSLRVREADLEKHLSSDDGKPEAAKPTMDTMHEQLEEEQRLIATAKKRKPLEYGAKDDFQLQQALNHFQGLPVQLAKVDAKGEKISAKPEIASDIKADDKKIPVQKP is encoded by the coding sequence ATGGGTATCAAAGTCAAAAGTATCGGCCTGATCGGTCTGGGCGTACTGGCCGGCATCGGCATGTCGCTGCAATTCCCGGCCGTGGCGCAGAAAATCACGAATGCCCCGCTGCCGCTCGACGAGCTGCGCCAGTTGTCCGATGTCTTCGGCCTGATCAAGTCCGATTATGTCGAGAAGGTGGAAGACAAGAAACTCCTGACGGAAGCCATTTCCGGCATGGTGTCGTCGCTGGACCCGCATTCCGTCTACCTGGATAAAAATGCTTTCAAGGAAATGCGCGAAAGCGTGCAAGGCAAGTTTGTCGGCATCGGCATCGAAGTGAGCATGGAAGACGGCTACGTGAAAGTCGTCTCGCCCATCGAGGACAGCCCGGCCGCCAAGGCGGGCATCCTGGCCGGTGACCTGATCACCCGTCTCGACAATATCCCGCTGAAAGGCTTGCAGCTGGAGGAAGTCATCAAGAAGATGCGCGGCCAGCCCGGCAGCAAGCTGGTGCTGACCATGTCGCGCAAGGGCGAAAGCAAGCCGCTGGTGTTCCCCATCGTGCGCGAGGAAATCCGCGTGCAAAGCGTGAAGGCGAAGATGGTCGCGCCCGGCTACGCCTGGCTGCGTATCGCCCAGTTCCAGGAACCGACCGTCGATGACATGGTCAAAAAAATTAACGCGCTGTATGCGCAAGACCCCAAGCTGAAGGGCCTGGTGCTGGACTTGCGCAACGATCCCGGTGGCGTCGTGCCTGGCGCCATCGGCGTGGCGACAGCATTCCTTCCGGGTAATTCCGTGATCGTTTCCACCAAGGGCCAGTTGCCGGAGTCGAAGCAAGTGTTTTATGGCCGCCGCGAATTTTATGCGCCGCCGGGCGCCAAGGCCGACCCGCTGGCCAAGCTGCCGGCCGCGCTGAAGACCGTGCCGCTAGTGGTATTGGTCAATGCCGGCTCCGCTTCAGCCTCGGAAATCGTCGCCGGCGCCTTGCAGGATTACCAGCGCGCGACCGTCATCGGCACGCAAACGTTCGGCAAGGGTTCCGTGCAAACCTTGCGCCAGATCACGGCCGACACGGCCGTCAAGCTGACGACGGCCCGCTACTACACGCCGAAAGGCCGGGCCATCCAGGCGCGCGGCATCGTGCCCGACTTGCTGGTCGATGAAACGGCCGAGGGCGATGGCTGGAACAGCCTGCGCGTGCGCGAGGCGGACCTGGAAAAACACTTGAGCAGCGATGATGGCAAGCCGGAAGCGGCCAAGCCGACCATGGATACCATGCACGAACAGCTGGAGGAAGAGCAGCGCCTGATCGCCACGGCGAAAAAGCGCAAGCCGCTCGAATACGGCGCCAAGGATGATTTCCAGCTGCAGCAAGCCTTGAACCACTTCCAGGGCTTGCCGGTGCAGCTGGCCAAGGTCGACGCCAAGGGCGAGAAGATCAGCGCCAAGCCGGAAATTGCTTCCGACATCAAGGCGGACGACAAGAAAATTCCTGTGCAAAAACCGTAG